From the genome of Psychroserpens ponticola, one region includes:
- the ftsZ gene encoding cell division protein FtsZ — protein MSNNIELGDISFDLPKNQSNVIKVIGVGGGGSNAINHMFQQGIKGVDFVICNTDSQALQNSGVPNKIQLGVNLTEGLGAGANPEVGEQAAVESLEDLRRMLGTNTKMVFITAGMGGGTGTGAAPIIAKLAKEMEILTVGIVTMPFQFEGKTRNEQAAKGIETLRSHVDSLVVINNNKLREVYGNLGFKAGFSKADEVLSTASRGIAEVITHHYTQNIDLRDAKTVLSNSGTAIMGSSTSSGKTRAQEAIMKALDSPLLNDNKITGAKNVLLLIVSGSQEITIDEIGEINDHIQNEAGHGANIIMGVGEDESLEESIAVTIIATGFDIDQQHDISNTEQKKVVHALEDDRNDDVYIKESDPAIITPDIVLETEEVKPEVVVHTLMEEDEVNVNENFETDLITTTDIIKNINVVYDEVLDHNAKEEDFIITPVQEVEESNIEGVEEEQITLTFDLPLSFGQEELETPEVEETTIFALDDEVKDLDVTDHIEIVSVTEANEEGEKRYALDDFMTYESSINETKTKVQPEVEEEIVFEKKTLESEVFEEEVKEEIDPMNSPISELLIERADERRRKMKDFNYKFNTAKIDDIEKEPAYKRQGVNLEDSQHSSDTKASRTSVATDDNDDIQLRSNNSFLHDNVD, from the coding sequence ATGAGCAACAACATTGAATTAGGCGATATTTCATTCGATTTGCCAAAGAACCAATCAAATGTCATCAAAGTGATTGGAGTTGGTGGAGGAGGAAGCAATGCTATTAATCACATGTTTCAACAAGGGATTAAAGGAGTTGACTTCGTTATCTGTAATACAGATTCCCAAGCATTACAAAATAGTGGTGTCCCAAACAAGATCCAATTAGGAGTAAATTTAACCGAAGGTTTAGGAGCAGGAGCAAATCCTGAAGTAGGAGAACAAGCTGCCGTTGAAAGTCTTGAAGATTTAAGACGAATGTTAGGTACCAATACAAAAATGGTATTTATCACAGCAGGAATGGGTGGAGGTACAGGAACTGGAGCTGCACCAATCATTGCCAAACTTGCTAAAGAGATGGAAATATTAACTGTTGGTATTGTGACGATGCCATTTCAGTTTGAAGGAAAAACAAGAAATGAGCAAGCTGCTAAAGGTATTGAAACACTTCGTTCACATGTAGATTCTTTGGTTGTGATTAACAATAATAAGCTTCGTGAAGTTTATGGTAATTTAGGTTTTAAAGCAGGTTTCTCTAAAGCTGATGAAGTATTGTCAACAGCTTCACGCGGTATAGCAGAAGTAATTACACATCACTATACTCAAAATATTGATTTACGTGATGCTAAAACTGTATTGAGTAATAGTGGTACAGCAATCATGGGTTCTTCAACCTCTTCAGGTAAGACCAGAGCACAAGAAGCTATTATGAAAGCTCTAGATTCACCACTGTTAAATGATAATAAAATTACAGGAGCCAAAAACGTATTGTTGCTAATCGTTTCAGGATCTCAGGAAATTACTATCGATGAAATAGGAGAAATCAATGATCACATTCAAAATGAAGCTGGTCATGGTGCAAATATTATTATGGGTGTTGGTGAAGACGAATCATTAGAAGAATCTATCGCTGTAACTATTATCGCTACTGGTTTCGATATAGATCAACAGCACGATATCTCTAATACAGAACAAAAGAAAGTTGTACATGCTTTAGAAGACGATAGAAATGATGATGTCTATATTAAAGAAAGTGATCCAGCAATCATTACTCCAGACATCGTTCTTGAAACTGAAGAAGTAAAACCTGAAGTTGTAGTTCATACATTAATGGAAGAAGATGAGGTAAATGTAAATGAAAATTTTGAAACAGATTTAATCACAACAACTGACATTATCAAAAATATAAATGTAGTTTATGATGAAGTTTTAGATCATAATGCTAAAGAAGAGGATTTTATTATTACTCCTGTTCAAGAAGTTGAAGAAAGTAATATTGAAGGAGTTGAAGAAGAACAAATTACTTTAACGTTTGATTTGCCATTATCTTTTGGTCAAGAAGAATTGGAAACACCAGAAGTCGAAGAGACTACTATCTTTGCATTGGATGATGAAGTGAAAGATTTAGATGTAACTGATCATATTGAAATTGTTTCTGTTACCGAAGCAAACGAAGAAGGTGAGAAGCGCTATGCACTTGATGATTTTATGACTTATGAGTCTTCAATCAATGAAACTAAAACGAAAGTTCAGCCAGAAGTAGAAGAAGAAATTGTGTTTGAAAAAAAGACATTAGAATCTGAAGTTTTTGAAGAAGAAGTAAAAGAAGAAATTGATCCAATGAATAGTCCAATTTCAGAATTACTTATAGAAAGAGCTGATGAGCGAAGACGTAAGATGAAAGATTTTAATTACAAATTCAATACGGCAAAAATTGACGATATTGAAAAAGAACCTGCATATAAAAGACAAGGTGTTAATCTAGAAGATTCTCAGCATTCTTCAGATACAAAAGCTTCAAGAACTTCTGTTGCCACAGATGACAACGATGATATTCAATTAAGAAGCAATAATTCATTTTTACACGACAACG